DNA sequence from the Malus sylvestris chromosome 10, drMalSylv7.2, whole genome shotgun sequence genome:
TATGAGAAAGAATGGGTATTATCAGAGTCATTTTGATCATACTTTATTTGTGAAGCAGAGAAACGGTAAAGTAACAGCTTTGAttatttatgtagatgatatgatAATAACAGGTGATGATTTAGATGAAATTGTCAAACTGGAGAAGAACCTTTCTAccgagtttgagatgaagagtTTAGGTGATTTGAAGtatctccttggtgtggaagtTGCTCGTTCGTCCagaggtattttcttgtctcaacaGAAATATGTTCTGGATTTATTGAAGGAAACATGGATGCTTGGGTGTAAACCTGTGGATACTCCCATTGTGGAGAAACATTACTTGGGAATTTATCCGGATCAAGAACCAGTGGATAAAGGCAGATATCAGAGACTAGTAGGAAGACTAATTTACTTAGCTCATACTCGCTCGGATATAGCCTATGCAGTAAGTGTGAtgagtcagtttatgcactcgcCAAGTGTGGATCATATGGCAGTTGTTATGTGGATTTTATCTTATTTGAAGTCGGCTCTAGGAAAAGGAACTTTGTATAAAAATTCTGGTCATCTGAGGATTGAAGGATTTACtaatgctgattgggcaggtgatGTAACTGATAGATGCTCTACTTCTGGGTACTTTACATTTGTTGGTGGAAATCTAGTTACTTGGAGGAGCAAAAAGCAAAACGTGGTATCAAGATCGTCAGCTGAGGCCGAATTCAGAGGTATGGCACATGGAATATGTGAAGTCCTTTGGTTACGTAAGTTACTTGGTGGTCTAGgtatcaaagaaaaaaaagggacaagtttgttttgtgataataaatCTACACGGGAGATTGCAGAGAACCTGGTACAACATGACAGAACAAAGCATGTGGAGGTTGATCGTCATTTTATTAAGGAGAAGCTAGAgaagaaaattgtttcaatacCGTTTGTGAACTCGGAAGAGCAGCTTGCGGATATCCTCACTCATGCCGTGTCTAGTAGATATTTTGGTGACTCATttgtcaagttgggcatgtgtgatatctatgctccaacttgagggggagtgttgccgTGAGTGGTATTAAAAAAAGcatgtaaatatattgtaaatattaaagtcctttattaggaaggataTGTGTGTGTCCTTCATTGTTTCCTTatagaacaaggattgtatcTTGTATATATTGTCTATTATGCAATACAATGAAATTCAAGCCGTAAATTCAATTATTTGAAGTAAAGCAAATTTAAGCATTTTCTAAATCCCAATGTGTACATGCATATTGCATAAGTCTACACTTCAATCAAAAGGCATATGCAATTAAACATACCACCTgattataataaaattaagaaattaacaTGGTTTTTCCAAACTCATTAGTCCAActgtaaaaacacaaatcatgtaatttatttcatttaaattcaacatATCACAAAACAAATATAGCTTTCGGGTCAAAATAATAGCAAAATATACGTTCAACAAGTACGCCCAAACTTATATTTTGTTAGTCCACgagtaaaagaaagaaaaacatgaaaaagtaataGCATGGAGAACGTTAGTTTCCTCCTTGATAACCCTCAAAGAATCTCAATCAAGAGTACATAATAACCAAGAAGTTCGGTAAGCATAAAGCAAGTGAATCAACCATATTCCAAGTGTTAGCAAAAACCTTTCAATCATCcgtgaagtgtagtgtgtgtaaTAGCCATGCCAATGCAATTCCAAGGTTTATGCAAAGGATATACAATTTCATACTCAAACATCTTCCTTATGATAATAGTGATTGCTAGGATTTTTAGTAACTGCGCAAATAGGGTTAATGTCACTTCCCGAtgcgggcccccaccacatcccgggctcgactccaccgtagcatgatattgtctgctttgggccccgaccacaccctcacagttttgtttctaggaactcacacgagaacttcccagtgggtcacccatcatgggattgctattgcgcgaactcgcttaacttcggagttccaatggaacccgaagctagtaagctcctaaaaggccttgtgctaggtagagatgagaatatacatataaggcttacaagatccactcccttgggcgacgccctcacggttttgcttctgggaactcacacgagaacttcccagggggtcacccatcatgggattgctctcgcgcgaactcgcttaacttcggagttccgatggaacccgaagtcagtgagctcccaaaaagcctcatgctaggtagaaatgagaatatatatacaaggcttacaggatccactcccctgggcgatgtgggatgttacagttaAAATCActgaaaatacttgcaagaatacaaggtaattgtagtaaagatgctcatgcaaggtcgttGTCCCCAAAGATTGTTTGACTAATTTGTAATTAAACTAActcttaatttattattaaaacagattttatcaaagatttgagatttatgaatttaaatagattaaattaacaataaaagaaaTCTGAAAGTTGGGAAATAATggcagcaaagaagaaaaacGTTTTTAAAATTAGCAATTTAGAGAAATCTAGGGTTTAGTCGTCACCGTCACAATCTTATGCAATTctatcaattacttatgaatttccgcatacatgctttgaaggttaggttttcctaatgcatattttccttgtgatgttcaagtgaaaacgtatatctaacatgcaatccgtctgtgatgttcagatcaaattttttaacatgcaagactcattaagtttcgTGAAAACCCTCtgcaacccttaagagcgtAATGTTCAccttaagtgaacttacaattaccaatcacaagaagccatcctcaatttcagggtgatgttctaacaaaaattacatcaaattacttgtctaaatatcctaatggtgatcaatcattcaaatatatagatagttttaatcgcggtgattaataattcaaagcaagcatgcatcTATTCATAAGCAagttaataaaattatatatttatgcTAAGGTTCATGGCCtaaccctagcaaaagaaattagttacgcatattaataaaaatcaaagaaaatattatgaagaagaaaaggaatgaaaacaccttgaagtagaaaatctttgagaaccctagcaattctctctatctccaaagtttCATAAAAGAAAGCGTAGCCAAAAACTAAGAACGGCAAAGccatatatttgctaagccatcGCCCAAACCCTAAGACATAGGTCTCTTtttccaactaggaaactaaataataataatataacttagaaaatagagttttaattaaactaggacAATCTGCACAGAAACtgtccagccacgttttagcctCAAATATCCTCCAAATCTGGCCCATAATAGGTTGTTTTGAAGATCAGGACGTAGGTTGTTTTGAAGATCAGGACGTTCTGAACATATCTTCAGAAAGACacaaacccatccgaggtcatcttgggctccaaaaacgcaatttaagcccaaaacgtcacTATTCCAGCACAGCGCACTGCTCCTTTATTCtattgccagaaaataaccaCTCAGTGGAAAAGTCTGatagctaagtgactcacgaacatcctccaattggaattactccaaaattcatccatttgaccatgttttgctccagaggaagttgaaagtcctatattggaaatacaattcaaaatatcgaaattcttccaaaatattaaccaaaatatactaagaatagggttaaatatataatataaaattcactCATCAGTGATTATACAACATTTGCTCATTTCAGAACTCTCTaggcttttttttatttcaatttttctttaatgaaATGATTGAAACTCATACTACCCACATAGTATCAACGAACAACATGTAGCTTTTTAATCCCTTCTCTCTTTTTAAACATGCTCAAATCTACAAAGCAACAACGTCCCTCATTTTCACGTTTCAATGTAGTACAGATTCTCCATCCATTTTTCTATATAAACAAAACCCCAAAGCACAACCTCTGTAATACTTTCTCAAAACAATAAAGGATAGGTATATCATATACTATCTAAGAGATAtaattgtttttccttttttctttttatgtttaGCTTTAGAGAAAGAGGGTGCTGACTTGGAAGAACTTACTGAAGAAATTTTTGATATGAGCCTTAACGAAAACTCGGGACAATGCTCCAGTAGTATTAGTCTTGATTAAGTATGGTATGTTTTTTAACTTGTTATTTTAAAGACATTTTTCTACGTAATCTGCATGTAATACTATCTGAGAGATATCATTATGAAGACAACATCCTCCTCTGCAAATTGAACATGTTCGAATCTGCTCGTCCTATGCTTTGTCTATTAAATCTTGTTAAGCTAAGGCACATTTTCCTTATTGTTGTGTTCTTTATTATTGCAGTTGGAAAATGGCAGCAAAGTACATTGTAGGATCTATTGTGGGAACCTTTGGGCTTGCGTATGTTTTCCACACGTACATTGTCTGGGTGAGGAAGGGCTACAAGAAATTGAAGCATGTATCTGTTTTAATAGGGCATTAGACATTACCTATAGTAGAACTTGTACCTGGGTTCTTTTTACTGCACTAAAGAGTGCTGTTTTAATTATAATCTGCCATTCCATGTTGGCTCATGAATTGCATTGCATCCTCTGCTGCATTTTTGcattgatttggatgaaatgtgcaaaaaaaaaaaaaaaaaaaatagtaacgggtgaaacgggttACCCGTTaagacccgttagcttaacggatCAAGTtaaacccgacccaaacccaataaacccgactcGTTTACAGGCCTAGGTATATGCATAAAAGCTCAACTCCAATCAGAGCATGGTAGGGAGATATAactaacaaagaaaaggcttaATTTAAGGCTCAAAGGGGCTGCTGTGGATAAAATTATCATACAATTTAGGTATGAAAGGATCAAACAACTCAAAAATGGCATATATCCTTTTCAAGTTATTACATGAATTGATGAATGAATCGAGAGGTATAAAGAAATATCTGGAGATACATGTAAGAAAAAAATAAGATCATATGCACAAGAATAAATATGATTGATGCATGATAGTTCAATCATAATAAGCTCAAAAGCTCACAAGAGTTACATTTGGTCACTATATTCACATATGAAACGTTGAACCATGAGGCTATGTACAAGATAACAAGGGAATAAAGAAATTAAACTAAAGCATGCTTACTACTTTCTCAATCACCATGGTTTCAATTCAATTCTATCATATCATTGAgttggaaaactaaccaaaaaaaaaaaaaaaaaaaattcaaaacaaggcaatgtttttggattttcaaaatttatgattttttttccttttaaaatttcataatttttattttttattttttttatttacagcCCAACTTAAAACGGACATTGTCcccagtgttttttttttttttttttttttttttttttttacaaaggaaataaagaaaagaaaattgaaatgaacTAGCAAAAGCATTTGGACAGAGACTTCCCTGGTTTATGCACCAAATAGTAGTCATTGTGTTCTCCGAGAAGAAGCAACCCCAAGCTTCAATTCTACAATCTGCTCCAAGGGTGGACAACATCAAGTTCTCctacaatgaaaaataaaataataccgTTTAGCATGCAAGAAATTTAGggcaaaattaaaatgaaaaataagaaacaaaaaataagagaaaGCAAGAAAAGATataatgggttgcctcccaactAGAGCTAAATTTATAGTCTGGCTGTAGTGTTTAGCCAGATTATGGAATGGGTTAAGTAGGATTGGTGAGAAGAGGTGCATAATTGATGGTGTTGAAATTGACGTCCACATTCACCTCTTTGTTCAAAATATCGACTCCAAAACATTCTACCTCACTTGAGTATATAATATCTTAAAATcctttaaatgccacatgctCTCCTTGTACTCTCAATGCGACTAGGCCCTTTTGAACTTCAATTAGAGTATCGGCAGTGGCCAAGAATGGTCTGCCAAGAATGATCAGGATTTCATGATCTTCTTCCATATCAAGAACCACAAAATCTGCAGGGAGAATTAGCTTGTCAACCTAAACTAATATATCTTCCATAATTCCTCTGGGTATTTGACAGATTGATCTGCAAGCTGCAAACAAACCCATGTTGGTTTCATCTCTCCCAAATCTAATTGTTGAAAGATGGAGAAAGGCATTAGATTAATACATGAACCAAATCACATAAAGATTTATCAAAATAAGTATTTCCAATTGTGTAAGGACTAGTGAAACTCCTTGGATCATTGAACTTAGGTGTTAATATGTCTTTCAAAAAATTTTCATTGCTCGGGATTTGTTTCACTGCATCAAGCAAAAGATGTTAATATgcacttttttttaaaacaaataaaaattatcAGAAAAGTGTTGATCTTTCTTAGCCTTTTGTAACCGTTGAGGATATGGAAGAGGTAGAGACAAGTTTTTCTCATGTACATTCTTCCTCTTCCGGTTCACTAACATCATTCTCTAACTTTTCAAACCGGTCCACTTTTCCTTCACCCTTTGTCTTTACAACTTTCCCACTCCGAAGTGTGATGGCCTTGAATTGCTCTTGTTTCTTGGGATTGATCTCAGTTTGACTTGGAAACTTGCCCTTTTCTTCTCAACCATCGCATTGGGAATCTGACCAACCTGATTCTCTAACTTGTGTGTGGATGCCTGCTGATTTTGTAGAGAAGTCTAAGTTACTTGCATTAAATTGTTGGTGTTTTAAGTGAGAGTGTTGGTAGTTTGAGCCAATTAAGCCATCATATCTTCCGTTGAACTCTTTTTGGCTTCATTATTCTCGAACGGTAGTGGTGGtttcacttgattttgttgattaTTCTTCCAAGCAAAATTTGGATGATAACGCCAACTAGGATTATATTTATCTGAGAATAGATCAAACTATTGGCGGCTGAAGTTGTTCACTTgattggcttgttcttgaataAGCTCTGGAAAAGAACTACTCATGGGACACTCAATAGTTGAATGTATACCTGCACAAATTTCACCAAATGACATCAAAAGATTTCACAAATTTGACGGtcatttaaacaaaaatttgtgCAGCCGTAGTTGACATGGCGTCAATCTCATGTACTCTGGCTTTCTTTGGTAATTCTCTATCGGTACCCCAACTTTGAGAATTAGCAGTCAATGTATTGAATAGTGCAGAAGCTTCAACAACGGTCTTTGTCATTAGAGCACCCCCACTAGTAACGTCTATCACCTGCTTCTTGTTAGAGCTTAAACCTTGATAGAAATTATGAAGTTGCAGCCATTCTAATAGAACATGACGTGGGCACTTCAACAAGAAATCTCGGAATTGCTCCCAACTCTCATAAAAGGGTTCGTCATGGAATTGAGTAAAAGTCATTATGTCATTACTAAACTTAGTAGTCTTGGAaggggaaattttttttttgcaaaaatttCCTTGCCAAGTTATTCCAAGTTGTAATCGAGTTAGGTGGAAGAGATTAGAGCCAAGTCTTCACCTCCTCTTTCAATGAGAATGGGAACATCTGCAATATGATGGCTTCCTCCGTCACATTATGGATATTGAGAGTGTCACAAATCTAAAGAAATTCATTGATATGCAAATTAGGATCTTCGGTTGACAAGCCATAGAATGACAACATCATTTGAATGAAAGATGGCTTTAACTTGAAATTGTTGGTAGCAATTTGCAGTACGATACATGAAGGAGAGGTTGTCATAGGAGAAACATAATACTCCATCAATGTTTAGTTCTCGTTCAGATCAAGGAGAGCCATTTCGTTATTCAATTCTTGTGGCTTGGTGTGTCCTCTTCATAGGTGTCGGAAGGTTATCTTAATTTCTGAATTGTACGGTACAAGCTCTAGACTCTGAGAACGGCGACCATGCATGAACAAaaagtacctaaaaacaaagaaagaaaaactaaatattaaaatcaacgcaaataacaataaaaataagCTAGAGATAGAATTAATTCAATCCCTGGCaatggcgccaaaaacttgttGCCAAAATTAGATTAATTGAAATCAACTCGATTAAGTTAAATTTTTAAGTGTATGAATTGTAGTATAATATAGTAGGCAAGCACAAGATCTTCCCAACTAAGATTGATAAAATTCTAATTATCTAACTTAATTTAAATTGCACTTGAATTGAAATTGAATGATTGATGATTTGAAAAACAATTATGAAATTGTAATTGTAAATAAAAAGGAAATGAGATTAACAAGTTGATGGTTCCTCTAATTCATATAGGCTATGACATCTAGACTATTACGTATACTCATATGTGACAACAATCTATGGCATCTAGATTACTAAGCACATACGAGTCATTAACGATTTAGGAACCAACTAAGGGACCGCATTAAACCTAGTGTATGACATCTATGTCAATGAATTCATGGTATCATTTGCAGGACGCTATATCGAGTTAACAGCATGACATCTATGATAATTCGCATAAAATACACTCAATTTCAACGATGGCCAATCACCAAGAATTAAAGTGAAAGGAAATTtagaaacaattaaattaagaaattaaGCAATCAATGATGGGTACGCTACATCGTAGCCCTAatgaaaagaaattagttctgATATATAAACAGAAATATTATTGAATTCttaaaattaagaagaaaaataaattcagAAAAACCCCTGAATAGTCCCCTTGCTCTCTGCCACACCAAGCTTTCTGTAGCCTTGTGAAAATTGTGCGTCTTTTTGCCTTTTATTCCTCAATAAATGATCGGCTTCCTTCTTCTCTATTGTCTTCTCTTTCATTTCTCCAACAGCCTAATTATTAAGGGAATAATGCCATAAAAAACTCCggctatttatttttgtttctttgtctaTACCCTttgttcttccttttccttctccgTAACCCCCGAAAACTTAGCGCAAATTTATTTCTAACAGTAAAAGGAAAGAGGACAATAGAATTCCTTGATAGTCACTTTGTGCATTTACACACCTTTTGTTCGGGCAAGGAGTTCCCTCGTATAGCTCCCCAGGGGTTTGGCACTTGACGTGTTGTCGTGCGGGCTCTTACTGCTTGGTGTGCTGCAAGATAGGTTAGTAGTTAgcttgaaaggtgcctttgtggggcccttggtgtaggccttgaggatcacaatcaaaactaacaagGATCTTGGCAGGTCACTGTTATCTTAGTATAACAGATGTTGAACAAGTGTGAATTAAGttaattacttgcgccccaagttacttaAACTTCTTGTTATTAATGGATTGTCacagatgggttaagtctgCATTAAGTTATTTTTCTTACCTTGTAAATAAGGATTTTTAGTTCATAATCTTGTATGTCCAAAATGAAGGGAGTTTAGGGCCCTTTTAACCATTTTCTTGAAGACAACTTGTTCTTTAATACATGTTGAAAAGTACATTAAGCGACATATCTACTAAATAAAAGTACAAACAAGGAGACTCGGGCAAGGTCAAACTTCTTGCAACCACTTCTCTTTGAGTTTACAGAGTTTGTAAGCTAAAAGGGATGTATGGTAAACAGGTTTTACAtcagggaatcgatactacaacactaaGGAAAGGTAGCAGAGATTTTACACTAGACAAAAGATAGATTTTCTAAGGGAACTACAGCTAAAAGGACTGAATCTGGACAATTTCAACTTTCTGGGTACGaactggcttgagagcagagtttgtatgtcttTTGATTAGTCGAGGGCTTTCAGGGGCAGTGAGTCATTTTGTATTTATACCTTCATGCCATTAGAAAGTACTCTTTGGGCTGGTGGTGAGTTGGTCTATGTCAACCATCACTTCAATCATAGGCACGTGGCTTATGCTTTAGCTAAAATGGCTTCAATTTGCTTCAAGCCTTTTGGCTGGGCTTCGGGCAAGTCTCAATTTGTTTTGCATCCTTGGGCCTCCTTATCACAAAGCCCAATGTTAAATAATAACCTAAACAGTGCCCTCTTTAATAATTGTTAAGAGTTCTAATCGAGACATTAATAATGATTAAACATTTGCATGCTTTATTTCAGGACTTACACCATTTAAATAGCCGCGTTCGAATAAACCTTTGCACTATCCCATGATCTCTAACGTTAACTAACTGCCCATTATATAGCTTCCATTTAAATTTCTCGGCCAACACTTCTAACAATCcttattttctgagcttctagaATATCCAGAATCCTCTTGCCTTTGCAGTTCTTCCTTGTTTTCTACCCTCGATTTTTCCTCCATTCTTACCCAAAAATCTAACCATGGCACCTAAAACTCGCTTTGCATGTGAGTCTGGTGAAGGCATCATCACCATGCGCTGCCAACTCAGTGGTCTTCATTACCCTCGGGCTGGCCTGAACTCCTCAATATTCTTTGAGAAAGGTGGTGTTCATTCTCTAAGACATGCCTGGACTGCCTGAGTCCCAATTGCTATGGAGAACAATATGCCCATTGCTAACTGGTTAACCCCTAGTCTTTACTTTGCCGAAGCTGGCATCTTGACCTCTAAATGGTCCAATTTTAAAAAAGCATTCCTACTAATGAAGGATGAGGCTTGGTCATAGTGGGTGAACGAGCTTGAGCCCATCTAGAAGCAAAAGTGGATGGCTAATGAGATCTATGAGCTCATCATGCTTTCCAAGGTCACTGTCATTGTCAAGCTCGAGCTTCTGACCACATCTCTTATCTTCTGGAACAATGGGACCAATACATATGATTTTAGAACAGGTCCAATTTCTCCCACAATCCTCGACATGGCTCAAATCTTCGGGCTAAGGCCCTCGAGCAGGTGTGTGGACATCACCCATGATTGGTCAGTGCCTTCTCACTCGATTGCCTTTGTGTCCATTACTCGCCTAGAGTACACCCCTTCCAACTTCAAAAGCTATGGGACATCCTTCGTAGGCTTCATCACATTCATCAAAAAGACCTTTAGCCCGCCTTCCTCCACTGTAGATAAGGATCAGGAGCACATGTACTTCCTCCTGTACTGGTTGAATAAGCATTTGTTCCCAAACAAATCCAAAGGAGTGAAGTTAGAATGGATCCCGCTAGTAGAGGCCTTACACTGCTTTGATGACATCGCCACAGGGCATTTCCTCCTCGCACACCTCTACCACCTCTTTTACAAGATGACCAGAGGCGACCCCTTTAAGACCAATCTTAACAGGCTAACCTGGATGGTCCAATTATGGCTTTAATGGTACTTCCCTAAGTTTCAGGCACCCAACCTAAAGTTCCCTGAAGGAGTGGCTCCAACCTGCATCTTCGTCGAGGCGTCTCCCACTAATCATTCCACTCTAGCCTACCTATACTTCTTCAGAGTTTGTCGAACTCAGGCATATTTGGAGTGGGGTGCTTTCGTGCTTAGGAGGTACCCATGGTTCTCAGACCAGATCTTCCAAGATGCCTTTGGGTTAGTTGTCAGCAGTCTTTGTAAGGAGAATTTATAAGTTACATCTAGCAACGGACTTGGCTTGGGGAGTACGCAATGACCGTATGAGCTACTAGCGCGGATACAGGTCTATTGCCCCAATTTTTATGGTAGGCAGCTAGGGTTTAAGAAGGCGATCCTAGTGCCATTCTTCGATTCAATACACTGTAGAACCTTCTATCATTTTCGTTCTTCTGCTGATGTGACCTTTCGGTCAGCTCGGCAGCTTGGAAGTGATGAGTCGCATCGCCTACAAGCTTGTGGCCTTCAATTTCGAGTGCACTCCATCTTTTGCCACGTGGTGAGAGGCCAAGTGGTCAAAGTAGCAGATGCTCTAGTCTTCCAAGAGGTCGCGGTTGAGGCAGTGAGGCAAGAGGCTGGGTCCAACCAAACTACTGGAGATATTGGGGACATCTCCAAGCTCTTCGGGGATTCAGAGGCCTAGGCTGGGCTTGAAGTAGAGATTCGAGCAAGTCAGCGGGCAAAGGCAACCATGGTAGAGTCCTCAGGTCCAAACTCGATGAGAGGCCTCAACATTGACTCGTTTTTCCTGGCCCAATGGCAACTCCCACCAGGAATAAGACCAGGTCACAGACTTCTCAATCCTCAAAGCCCTCATCTGCCCATCCATCTGAAGTGGACAGGAAGAAGCAAAAATCCTCCAGTAAATGACTTTAGCCTTAGTTTTCCTTCTCAGTTTTAATTTTCTTGAAGTCTGAACTAACACTCCCCTCTCTTGCTTGAAATCAGGACCTCTACCAACCAATAAATCTGCTCTCACTCCCAAAAAAGGGCAGTCGGGCGGAGAAGTTCAGCCAGATGATAAGGTAGTCTTTGACACAATCCTCCAGGAGTTGAAGGTATAGCCTTCACTCTTTAAGTATTGAGTTACTTTccaagttttctttctttgatcttTATGATAATTCTTTGCTTGTTTTCTTGTAATACGATACCAGGGGTGAAGGGATATCTTAACTCGAGGCTTCTTCTCCTCCAGCCCAAGCAGTGCATATTTCCCCTCATCGAGCCGAGCCTTCACATGTATATTTATTTCTTAATATTGGTCAAGTTGTTGATTTTTCCAGCTTTAAAGCTAACCAACATCTTTATTCTTTTCTAAGCAAAGGTTGGGGCGTCTGCGCCTTCAATCGGGCAAAGCTCAACCCCTACTTCTTCTACCCTTCATTCAGTGATGGTGGTGACTCCCACTTCCTAGTTTAATCTAAGGATAAGGGAGATGCTTCATTACGTTGAAGATGATAGCATTTCAGTAAGTACCATTCTCCTTAAGCCCTTCTGAATTAAGTCTTCTTTTAACTTGCATTTATACTTATTTTGCCCTCTTTCAGTCTTTTCCGGTGCATGAGGCTACCAAGTAACCATTAACAACTTTTGGGGAGCCTAAAGTCCCCGAGATCCCTGTGGTCTCAAAAGTGACTAGCCCGAAGGCTCCTCAAGCTGCTTCTCGGGCTAGCTCACCTGTTTTTCCAAAGGCAGCTGCGACCACGGAGGTGCCTCATCCCAAAGTTTAAGGGCTCAGGTATAAAAGTCTTCTCACCTTTCCTCCTTCTTTATCTTCAGTATGATTCAA
Encoded proteins:
- the LOC126584278 gene encoding uncharacterized mitochondrial protein AtMg00810-like translates to MRKNGYYQSHFDHTLFVKQRNGKVTALIIYVDDMIITGDDLDEIVKLEKNLSTEFEMKSLGDLKYLLGVEVARSSRGIFLSQQKYVLDLLKETWMLGCKPVDTPIVEKHYLGIYPDQEPVDKGRYQRLVGRLIYLAHTRSDIAYAVSVMSQFMHSPSVDHMAVVMWILSYLKSALGKGTLYKNSGHLRIEGFTNADWAGDVTDRCSTSGYFTFVGGNLVTWRSKKQNVVSRSSAEAEFRALEKEGADLEELTEEIFDMSLNENSGQCSSSISLD